AGGGGCGGTCCTGTCCCCCGGCGACGCGCGGCGTCATGTGTCAGCGCGTGACGCATCTCCCGCTGTCACGCAGGATTCACCAGCTCGGCCGAGGCCCCTCGCATATTAGACTTACGCAAGCATCGGCAAGGTCTCCTGACCGCCACTCAGAGGAAGCCGAGCAAGAAGGAGGGGACCAGGTGCAGATCGACTTCGCAGACTCGGAGCAGTCCACACTCGGCATTGAATGGGAGCTCGCTCTCGTCGACGGCCACACCGGAGAGCTCGCGTCCGTGGCCCAGGAAGTCCTGGACCAGGTCACCGCGAACCACCCCGGGCTCCAGGATGGCGAAGAACACCCGCACATCAAACAGGAACTCCTCCTGAACACCGTGGAACTCGTCACCGGCGTGCACCACACCGTGTCCGAGGCCAAGGCCGATCTGCAGCGCTCCCTCGACGCGGTCCGCGAAGTCACCGACCCCATGGACGTCGAAGTCTTCTGCGCCGGCAGTCACCCCTTCAGCCCGCCGCAGCTCCAGCCCGTCACGGACAAGGAGCGCTATGCCAAGCTGATCGACCGCACCCAGTGGTGGGGCCGCCAGATGGTGATCTACGGCGTCCACGTGCATGTCGGCCTCGATCACCGCAACAAGGCGCTTCCCGTCATGGACGCGCTGCTGAACTACATGCCGCACTTCCAGGCGCTCTCCGCCTCGAGCCCGTACTGGGGCGCGGAAGACACCGGCTACGCCTCCCAGCGGGCCCTCATGTTCCAGCAGCTTCCCACCGCGGGCCTGCCGTTCACCTTCCAGTCCTGGGGGCAGTACGAGGACTACGTCTACGACATGTTCACCACCGGGGTGATCGACACCGGCAGCGAGATCCGCTGGGACATCCGCCCCGTGCCCGCTCTCGGCACCATCGAGATGCGGGTCTGCGACGGGCTCGCCACCCTCGAAGAGGTCGGCGCCATCGCCGCGCTGACCCAGTGCCTGGTCGAGGAGGCATCCCAGCAGCTCGATGCCGGCTGGGCCATCCCCACCATGCCGCGCTGGTTCCTCAAGGAGAACAAGTGGCGTGCGGCCCGCTACGGCCTGGACGCCATCATCATTCTGAACCGGGCCGGCGACGAACTCCTGGTCACCGACCACCTGCGCAACAACGTGCTGAACCGCCTCGAGCCCATCGCGGCCAAGCTCGGCTGCTCCGAGGAACTCGCCCACGTGGACAAGATCATCGAGCGGGGCGCCGGCTACCAGCGGCAGCGCAAAGTGGCGGCAGCGAACGACGGCGACCTGCACGCCGTCGTGCTCGACCTCATTCAGCAGATGCGCAAGGGCCCCGACGCCTGATCGCCCCTCCCCGACCCCGCGAGGGAACACGTCGTGCCCTGTCACGGGCGTTTTCCGGGCGTGAGCTGTTCCTTCGCGACTCCTTGGCGACGGGAAAACCATTGCCGCTCCCCCGTCCCGGTGCGACGATGAGGGCGTGGCATACGACGAGGAACTCGCGGCCCGGATCCGTCATCTGCTGACGGGCGCCGTGGACTTCACCGAGAAGAAGATGTTCGGCGGGCTCGCCTTCCTGGTGGGCGGCAACATGGCCGTGAGCGCGAGCGGACAGGGCGGCCTCATGCTCCGCGCCGATCCCACCGCGAGCGACGAGCTCTGCTCCCATCCCGGCGTCGAGCGCGCGGTCATGCGGGGCAGAGCCATGGACGGCTGGCTGCGCGTGGCCGATGACGTGACCCGCGACGACGACGGGCTGGCACGCTGGGTGCGCGTCGGCGTCGACTACGCCGCGTCCCTGCCGCCGAAGTAGGAAGCCCTCGTCAGAGATCGCCCCACGACGAGGCCAGCTCCCGGAGCCGGCGGGCCACCCGCGACGCCGCCGGAGTCGGAGGCACTCCGCCCTGGCGTGCCAGATGAAGGGTGTTGAGCGGAGCCACCACCGGCTCATGAAGCACCTCGGCCTGCCCCACGCTGACGGCGGGACCGGCCAGATAGCGCGGGAGGACGGACACCCCCACGCCAGCGACGACGGCGGCCAGCACCGCCCGCAGGTCCGGAACCAGGAGCGCCACGGGGTTACCCGGCCGCTGCCCGAACTCGCTGCGCCAGTACCGACGGATGATGGGGAGTTCCTCGGAGTACGCGACAAGAGGCAGTGACGCCAGCGCCTTCAGGGGCGAGGAGCTCAAGAGCTCCGGATCCACTCGCCGTGCGATCCCCGGGGCGGCGATCAGGACGAACTCCTCATCAATGAGCGGCACGGCCTCCACCCCTGGCATCCGCGGCCGGACCGAGGACACCACCAGGTCCAGCCGACCCTCGACGAGCTCTGGAAGCAGCCCCTCCGGATGTCCGGTGGTGAATCGCAGTTGCAGGCCCGGGCCGGCCAACGATGACAGCCCGGGGACCAGCCGGGCCGCGGTGATCTCGGCAGCGGCTCCGATCCTCACCGTGCCCGTCCACCCCTCCTCATCGCTCTCCCGGAGTGCCGCCTTCACTTCGTCCAGGTGGCTTCCGAGCCGGTGGGCCAGCAGGTCGGCACGGGCGGTGGGCGTCACTCCCTGGCCGGTCCGCTGAAAGAGGCTCTCGCCCAGGTGCTCTTCGAGGCGCCGGAGGTGTCCGCTGACCGCGGGCTGGCTGAGTCCGCGTGCGGTCGCCGCAGCCGTCAGGGACCCCCTCCGGTAGATCTCCAGGAAACTCTGCACCACATCGAGATTCATTCCGCCACCCTTCCGTCATCAGAAATCTTATGGCTTGCTGACGGGTCACGGAAGAATCCCGATGGTCCATGGCTTCACTCCATAGCGGCCGATCGTCGGCCGGCTCATCGAACGGAGCTCTTCATGTCAAGCATCCTCATGGTCCTCAGTGCGGCCACCGAACTCCGCCTCTCGGACGGCACCCTGCATCCCACCGGCTTCTGGGCGGAGGAGGTCGCGGAGCCTCACCGGCTCTTCAGCGAAGCCGGCCTCAAGGTCACCTTCGCGACCCCGGGAGGCGTCGCTCCCACCGTCGATCCCGCCAGCCTGTCGGCGCAGGGCGGTGTGGAGCCCGAGGCCGCCGCACGGTTCCGCGCCTATCTCGACGGGATCGCCCCTTCACTCGAGAACCCCGTGGCACTGGAAGACACGAGCCTGGAACACATCGACGCGCTCTTTCTGCCAGGCGGCCATGCGCCCATGGCGGATCTCGTAGACCATCCCGGGTTGGGGGCGCTCCTCGCCGACGCGGACCGGGACGGCCTGCCCATCGCGGCCCTGTGCCACGGGCTGGCGGGTCTGCTGTCCGCACGGGATGGCGACGGTTTCCTCTTCGCCGGGCGTCGCCTCACCTCGTTCAGCGATGTGGAGGAGCAGCAGGGCGGCCTCGGTGAGCTCTCCCCGTTCCTGCTCGAATCCCGTCTACGGGAGAGCGGAGCCGTGGTGGCCACGGATGCCCCCTGGTCCTCGCACCTCGTGATCGACGGGAACCTGCTCACCGGACAGAACCCTCAGTCCAGCGCCGTCACCGCCAACGCGCTGATCGATCTGCTGTCCGCCTGACCGCCCCGCCCCCGCGCGGGACCTCCCCTGCGCGAACCGCCAGTAGGTGCCCGTATCCATGCGGAATACGGGCACCTACTGGCGGTTCGCGGGCGAAAACTAGGGCAGGAGGACCGTGGACACCGGCAGCGACGAGTCCGGGGCGAAGCCGAGGCTCGACGGTTCCGCGCCGTCCATCACGAGCCGTGACGCCAGCGCCGCGACCATCGCGCCGTTGTCCGTGCACAGGCTGATCGGCGGCACGTGCAGGCTGATCCCGTGCGACGCGCAGCGCTTGGCGGTCAGCTCGCGCAGCCGCGCGTTCGCCGCCACCCCGCCGCCGAGCAGCAGTTCCGTGATGCCGTGCTCCTTGCAGGCGAGCATCGCCTTCGCGGTCACCACGTCCACCACGGCCTCCTGGAAGCTCGCGGCGATGTCCGCCACGGGAGGCTCCTCACCGCGCGCTTCGAACTGCTCCACGCAGCGCGCGACGGCGGTCTTCAGGCCGCTGAACGACCAGTCGTAGCGGTGCGGGCCGGGTTCCTCCGCGGTGCCCATGTACTTCGGCTGGGTCAGGCCGCGCGGGAACCGGATGGCCTTCGGATCACCCTCGCGGGCCAGCCGGTCGATCACCGGTCCGCCGGGGTACCCCAGCCCGAGCAGGCGCGCCACCTTGTCGTAAGCCTCGCCCGCGGCGTCGTCGATCGTGCTGCCGAGCAGTTCGACGTCGTGGATGCTCCGCACGCGCAGCACTTCCGTGTGCCCGCCGGACACCAGGAGGGCGCCGAGGTTCTCCGGCAGCGCGGCGGAGCCTTCGGGGCCGGGTGCGAAGACCTGCTGATCGAGGAGCCCGACCGCGACGTGCGCCACGAGGTGGTTGATCGCGAAGAGCGGCTTGCCGGTGGCGACCGAGAGCGCCTTCGCGGCACTCACTCCCACCATGAGCGCGCCCGCGAGCCCCGGGCCCGCCGTCACGGCGATGCCGTCGAGCTCGTCGAGGGTGACTCCGGCCTCCGTGAGGGCCGCGTCGAGGGCGGGGACGATCGCCTCCAGGTGGGCGCGGGACGCGATCTCGGGGATCACGCCGCCGAAGCGCACATGCTCGTCCATCGAGGAGGACACCGTGTTGCTCAGCAGCGTGCTGCCGCGCACGATCCCGACCCCGGTCTCATCGCACGAGGATTCGATGCCGAGGATCAGCGGTTCGGTTCGGTTCATGGCTTGCCTCCGTCGTCCTGCACGGCGTCCGCTCCCTGTCCGGGGTCCAGCGCCCGCCGCATGATGAGCGCGTTGACCCCGCCCTTGTAGTAGTTCTTCCGCACCGCGATCTGCTCGAAACCGAATCGCTTGTAGAGCTCCTGCGCGCGGGGGTTGTCCTCCCGGACCTCGAGCAGCAAGTCATCCGCCTGTCCGTGCGCCGCCCGCTGGAGCAGCGTCCGCAGCAGCGCGGAGCCGATCCCCCGGCCTTCGAACTCCGGGATCACGGCGATGGTCTGCACATCGGCGATCGGCGGGATGCACATGAGCCCCGCATACCCCACCACCGTGCCGCCGATGGTCGCCACGAAGTACTCACGGGTGTCCCGCTGCATCAGCTCGGCCTCGAACATGTCCAGGGGCCAGGCGTCCTCCGGGAACAGCCGTTCCTCCAGGCCGTGCACCACCGGAAGGTCCTCCGGGGTCATCGCGCGCAGGCTGAACCCGGGATCCCGCTCATCCACCACATACCTCCGGGGCGATTCGTCGTTCCCGCTCACAGAGCCCGCTTCCTCGGGCCGGGCACCTGGGCGTCGGATTCCCGCAAGTACAGCGGTTCGGTGTCCAGGAGCTGCTCGCCGCGGGCCAGGCGCTGCAGGGCGAGCTTTCCGAGCGCGACGGCGCCGGGCTGGGTGTGCGCGAAGCCCTCCACCGGGGGCAGGGCTCCGGGGTACAGCCCCGCGCCCGCCCCGTACACGGCGGTGCCACGCGCCGCGGCGTCGCCCAGCAGCTCGCCGAGCGGGACCTCGGCCGGGAGCTGCACGTGCGGGCCGTCGAGCAGGACCGGGGCGCCGGCGTCGTGGGTGTAGAGGGCCCAGTAGACCTCCTTGCGGCGCGCGTCGGTGGCGACCAGGAAACGCTCCGGCGCCCCGGCGTCGACCGCCGCCGCGGCGATGGCGTCCAGGCTCATGACACCGTGCACGGGGATACCCCAGGCGAAGCCGAGCGTGCGCGCGACCGTCAGCCCGGCGCGCAGCCCGGTGAACGGGCCCGGTCCGACGCCCACGATGATCGCGTCCAGGTCCTTGCCGGTCAGGCCGGTCTCCTCGAGGAGCCCTGCGACGGCCGGGGCGGTGACCTCGGCGTGGCTGCGGGTGTCCTCGGTGGCGAAGCGTGCCAGGACCTCCACGCCGTCGGGCGCGGTCCGGAGGATGGCGGCGCCGGCGATGGCCGAGGTGTCGATGGACAGGACTGTCGTCACTGGTTCCCTTCCTGCGGGGTGGCTGATGCGTTCGTGGCGCGGGCCCACGCCGGGCGCTCGGCCCAGCGGTCCCCGTACGCGGTCACGGTGAGGGTGCGCGGTTCGTCCTCATCCTCGAAATCCAGGATGATCTGCTCCCCGGCCTCCTGGCCGGTGGCGCGTTCCAGGTCGATCTCCAGGCGGCTGGCGGACAGCTGCTCGGCGCGGTCCCGGCCCCACTCGACCACGGTGACCGAGGTGTCCAGGGTCTCCTCGAGGTCGATGTCCTCGAGCTCCTCCGCGCTGCCCAGCCGGTAGGCGTCCACGTGCACCAGGTCCGGGCCGCCCGGACGCGGGCCGTCGGGCAGGTTCGGGTGCCGACGGGCCAGGACGAAGGTGGGCGAGATGATGCCTTCGCGGACGCCGAGGCCGCGGCCCAGTCCCTGGGTGAAGGTCGTCTTCCCGGCGCCGAGACCGCCGCTGAGGATGAGCAGGTCACCGGCGTCCAGGGTGGCGCCGATGGTCTCGGCGAGCGCCTGCGTCTCCTCCACATCGGCCACGTGGAAGGTCGCGGTCCAGCGGGCTTCGCTCATGCGTCCGTCTCCTGGCGGGTGTCGGTCTCTTCGCGGGCGGCCGGGCGCGCCTCGGCGGGCGCAGCATCCGGACGGGCCTCGCTGTCCACATAGACGCGCGGGACCCTGCCGCTGATCCGGGTCACGATCTCATAGTTGATGGTGCCCGCGGCGGCGGCCCAGTCATCGGCGAGCGGCCCGCCGTCGCGGCCCGAGCCGAAGAGCACCGCGGGGGTGCCCACCAGGGCGAGCCGTTCCGCGCCGTCCAGTGCGGCGTCGAGGTCCACCACCATCTGGTCCATCGCGATCCGGCCGACCACGGGGTAGGTGCGCCCGGCGAGCCGGACCGGCCCGCCGGTGGCGATGCGCGGCACGCCGTCCGCGTAGCCGAGCGGGATCAGGGCGAGGGTGCTGGGGGCCTTGGTCTTGTAATGCAGTCCGTAGGAGACGCCCTGACCCTCCGGGACGGCCTTGCAGTTCGCCACCCGGGTCTGGAGGGTCATGGCGGGGATGAGGCCGAGGTCGTCGCTGCGCTGATCCGCGAACGGCGACAGCCCGTACACGCCGATGCCCACGCGGACCAGGTCGAAGTGCGCGTCCGGCCGGGTGAACGTGGCCGGGGTGTTGGCGAGGTGCCGGACCTCCGGGTCGATCCCGGCATCCTCCGCGAGCGCGACCGCCTCACGGAACACGTCCAGCTGGTGATCCGTCTCCGGGCGGTGCGGCTCATCGGCCACGGCCAGGTGGGAGAAGATGCCGACCACGCGCAGCAGACCCTGATCCTGGTAGTCGATGGCCTCGCCGATGAGCTGGTCCCACGACTCGACCGTGGACCCGTTCCGGCCCAGGCCGGTGTCGACCTTGAGGTGGACGCGTGCCGGGTGCTCCACGGAACGCGCGGCGGCGACGATATGCTCCAGTTCCCAGCCCGAGCAGCCGAGGTCGATGCCGGCTTCGATGGCAGCGGTGAAGTCAGTGTCCGGGGTGTGCAGCCACGCGAGCAGCGGCGCGTCGATCCCGGCGTTCCGGAGAGCCAGCGCCTCGCTCACGTGGGCCGTGCCGAGCCAGCTCGCGCCGCCGTCGAGCGCCGCCTGAGCGGTGGGGAGAGCGCCGTGACCGTACCCGTCGGCCTTGACCACGGCCATGACCTTCGCCGGCGCCGCGATCTCCGCCATGCGGCGGACGTTGTGGCGGATGGCGGCCAGATCGATGATCGCAGCCCGCTCCGGGAGGGCGGCGCCGTCCTGCGCGGTCACCGGCTGGCTGTGCGGCACGGTCGGGGAGGTCGGGGTCTCGGAAGTCACCCGTTAAGTCTAGGTGCGTGGCCCGGCTCTTTCCTGGCGCCACCGCGTAGCCCTCGTCACGAGGCCGGTGTCACCCCTCCGGCGTCGCGGGCGTGACACCGCGGAGCGGTAAAGTCTCTGAGGGACGTCAGCATCCTCCGTCCCTGCCGAATCAGCCCCGCGAACCAGGGAGGAATCATGCCACCGGTCAGCCGCGTCGCACTCCTCTCGCTCCACACCTCGCCGCTGGAACAGCCCGGCTCCGGGGACGCGGGCGGCATGAACGTCTACGTGCGGTCCCTGGCGTCCGCCCTGGCCCGCTCGGGGGTCGAGGTGGAGATCTTCACGCGCGCGGTGGCTCCTGACCAGCCCGACGTCGAGCATCCCGAGGCCGGCATCTGCGTGCACAACATCCAGGCCGGCCCGAAGCGGCGGATCCCCAAGGAACAGCTGCCCTCCCTGGTCCACCGGATGGCCGACGAGGTGGACGCCATCCGTTCCCGGCAGGCGCAGGGCCACTACCAGCTCATCCACTCGCACTACTGGCTCTCCGGGGTCGCCGGGCTGCACCTGGCCCGGGCGTGGGACGTGCCGCTGGTGCACACCATGCACACCATGGCGCGGGTCAAGAACCAGCATCTGCATTCCGGGGAGCACGCCGAGCCGGCGAACCGGGAGGAGGGCGAGCAGTGCGTGGTGGACGGCGCCGCGCGACTCATCGCCAACACCCGGGCCGAGGCGCTCGAACTCCAGTCCCACTACGACGCCTCTCCCGCCGCGATCGACGTGGTGGCGCCGGGCGTGGACCTGGACGTCTTCTCCCCTGCCGGGCCGGTTGCGCCCGCGCCACCGGGCTTCCACGTGGTCTTCGCCGGCCGGATGCAGCGGCTCAAGGGACCGCATGTCCTGGTCCAGGCGGCCGCCGCGCTCCGGGCCCGGCGGCCGGACATCCCGCTGCGTCTGACCCTGCTGGGGGAGCAGAGTGGGAGCCGTCAGTACGACATCGACGCCGTCATCACCGCGAGCGGCATGAGCGACGTGGTGACCCGCCGGAATGCGGTGCCCCGCGAGGAGCTCGCCGCCTGGTTCCGCGCCGCGGACGTGGTGGCGATGCCGTCCTACAGCGAGTCGTTCGGGCTCGTCGCCCTTGAGGCGCAGGCCTGTGGCACACCCGTGCTGGCAACCCGCGTGGGCGGGCTGGCCGACGCCGTGGATGACGGCGTCAGCGGCCTGCTCGTGGACGGTCACCGGATCACCGCCTGGGCGGCCGCCCTGGAACGCCTGTACGACGACGCCGCCCTCCGCACCGCGCTCAGCCTCGGCGCCGTGCGCCACGCCTCTGCTTTCGGCTGGGACAGCGCCGCCCGCGCCACCCTGGCGTCCTATCGCCGGGCCCTGGACGCCGGCTGACGGACCGGGCCGCCGGCGTCGTCGTCCCACGCGGGCCTCGAGTCCCCGATCTGCCATCCGACCCACCCTTGTGTGGAATACCCACGGAAATGTCCGTGGGTGATCCACACAACCGGGGGCAAAGCCGGGTTACCCCATCCGCCGGACCGGGCCGCCCGGCGTTGTCGTCCCACGACGTGTCGGGCCAGCCTGGCGCGCCTCCGGCCTCAGGGCCCCCGGACCCAAAACCTCCGGGCCTCGAGTCCCCGATCTCCGCTACCACCCACCCTTGTGTGGATCACCCACGGAAATGTCCGTGGGTATTCCACAAAGCCGGGGGTCGATCCGGGTGCCCCGCCTACCTGACCCGCAGCTCCCGGACCGTGAGCCCGCGGAAGGTGGCTTCGCCGTCGTTCGCATAGAGCCGGATGCCGTCGTCGCCCTCCAGCGGGAAGACCCGGTGCGAATGGACGACCGTGCCGTCCCCGACGAACAGTTCGACGCTCGTCCGGTCCACCAGGACGCGGATCGCCAGCCGTCCCGTCGACGGATCGAGGGGGGTCTGGGACTCACCGCCCGTCGGGTTGATCGTGGGCCGGCGGTTGACGTAGCTGAACGGGCCACGGAGGTAGGCGCCCACCGCCACGTGCCGCCCGCCGCCGGGAGCCCGGCACAGCTCGAGCCCGATATTGGACGGTGGCGCCGACGGATTCCACACCAGTTCGCAGCTCAGGTCGTAGGCGCCGGAGCGGATCGTGAGGTCCCGGGTGCCCCGGACCCGGACGTCGCCGAGCCGGTGCGTGCGCGTCACGTACGATGCGAGGGCGGCGGGCGGCCTCGACGCGAGCTGGTAACCGTTCCCGGTGCGGACCAGGCGGAGTTCCCGGACGATCATGTCGTCCCCGTTGTACCCGTCCGTGGCGAGCGTGGGGGTGTTGTGCGGGTAGTCCCAGAAGTTGGCCCAGCCGATGGCGCGCCGGAGCGAGGGATTCTCCGCGCCGGAGGCCAGGTGATCCGGATAGGTGACTGCGCCGTAGAAGTCGAAACCCCAGTCCAGCCAGTGGGGTTCGTCGTGATCCGTGGTGAAGGACGCTCCGTCGAACGTCCCGGTCCAGTATGCGTAGGTGGCGGGCAGCCCCCGCCCCTTGCCGTTCGCGCTGGTGCCGAGAACCCAGTGAGCGCTCCCGTCGTCCGCGGTCATCCGGAAGAGGTCCGGGCATTCCAGCAGCCCGATGTCGGTCCGCACGAACTCCCCCACCCTCGCCCAGGACCGCAGATCGGACGAAGCGTAGAAGCCCAGCCGGTGGCCTTCGGCGTTGACCAGGATCCAGCGCCGCCGCTCGGCATCCCAGACCACTTTCGGGTCCCGGAAGTCGGGGACGCCGGGGTTCGGCAGCACAGGCTCCGTCCCACCCGGCCGGAAAGTGCGCCCGCCGTCGGTGGAGTACCAGAGATACTGGGCCTGCTTGCCCTCCGGGGCCTGGGTGACGACGGCGATCACCGCGCCCCTGCCGTAGCCCGCGGTGTTCTCCTCATCCACCACGAGACTCCCCGACCAGCAGTCCCCGTTGGCATTGGTGAACTTCGGGATGGCGACGCCCCGGTCCCGGAAGGACACGTGGTCCCGCGTGGTGGCGAGCCGCCAGGAGGTGCCGCCACCGCCTGCGAGATAGTCTCCGTTGTAGAGGTAGTAGTACAGATACTCGCCGTTGACGTAGACCGGCCGCTGGGGGTCGTTCTTCCAGTTGTCCGGGACGCTGAGATGGAATTCGGGCCGCTGACGCATTCGTCCTCCGTTCGTTGCCGGCGCCGCCTCCGCGGGCGAGCCGCTGAGAGGAACCGCCAGTGCCGCGACGGCGGCCACCCCGGCTCCCGTGACAAGGGATCGCCTGCTCATCCCTGGTCCCTCGCCCGTGCCGGCGGCCGGGCTGCGGTCCTTGCTGATGGATCTCCTCATGTCTCCTGGTCCTTTCTCGGGATGGTGCTGGGGATGGTGCTGCTGCTCGTCGTCACGCTGCTCAGAGCGGCGTGACCACCACGTTCTGGTAGGCGGCCCGGCGGAGCACCCGGGTGGGGTCACGGACGGAGCGTGCGGCCGTCCGGGGTGCTGTCCGCCATGGTCCAGGCGTCGAAGGACAGGAGACGGACGGTCCCGCTCATGGCGCCGAGGGTGACCTGGCCCCCGCCGAGCGTCGGGTGGACCCGGGCCGTCAGGGGCTTGCCGTTGGCGAACACCTCGATGGCGGAACGGTCGACGAGGACGCGCAGCCGGACCCGGCCGGACGGCAGCGGGACGGGTCCGGCGAGCCCGGAGCGGTCCAGCCCGGAGGCGGTGTCCATGCTGCTCAGGCTCCGGTCCAGGGACAGGATGCCGTTTCCGTCGGCGTCCCGGGACACCGAGACGGCCGTCTCCTCCACCGCCCGGCCCGCGGCACGGACCGCCAGCACCCCCAGGCGCAGCTCGGAGCCGGGGGCCAGTTCGGCGTCGAGTTCCAGGTCCAGCTGGACCCCCTCCACGGGCAGCACGACGGTGGCGAGATCCCCGGGACGCTCCGGCCCCACCAGGACCCGCGGCTCCACAGTCCGGTGGTCCCGGCGCAGCGCCTCCAGCTCCGGGACCGGTGCGAAGTCGAGGGACCCGTCGGCAGCGGGCAGGAGCAGGCGGGGCACGCTCAAGACACCCGCCCAGCCCGCCTCCACCGCGGCCCGATCGCTCCGTGCTTCCTGGAGCCAGCCGAACATGATCCGGCGGCCGGCGTCGTCCCGAAAGGACTGCGGGGCGTAGAAGTGGCGCCCGCCGTAGTCGAGCCGGTGGAGTGCCTCCGGGAGGAACGAGTCGTGCGCATACCGTCCGGTCCAGTAGAGCGGGTGGTGCGTGACTCCGTCGTCCCAGGCGGAGAACACCAGGACGTCCCGGGCCTCCGGGTCGCCGGCGGCCCCGCTCCCCGCGCTGAACAGGTCCACGCACTCCCACATCGTGCCGGTCCAGTCGGCGTCCCCGGAGGCGCCGTCCGCCGCGGACCCCACCAGCAGCGGGCCAAGGAGCTCCCAGTGCCGCAAATCCGCGGACTCGTACAGGAACGCCGTCCCTCCATGGCCACGGATCCCGGAACCGACGAGCTGGCGCCAGCGTCCGTTCTCCTTCCAGACGCAATGGTCCCGGAATGCGGTCACGTCCACCCCTGCGGGCGGGGCGGCGATCACGGGATTGCGCGGGTCCTTCGTCCAGCTGAGGAGGTCCGGGCTCCCGAGCGCCACGCAGGGAAGCTCGCGCTCGCCGTGCCGGCCGGAGTAGACCAGGGTGGGCGTGCCGCCGTCGTCGACCAGCACCCCCGACCAGCAGCCGTCCCGGTCCGGATCGTCAGGTCCGTCCCCGGGGACCAGGGCCACGGGGCGGTCGTTCCAGTGGACCAGGTCGGTCGAGGTGGCGTGGCCCCACTGGATCCGGTGGTGGAAGGCCCCCTCTGGGTTGTACTGGTAGAAGAGGTGGTACTCCCCGTTCCACTGGCTGACGCCGTTG
Above is a window of Arthrobacter sp. Y-9 DNA encoding:
- the tsaB gene encoding tRNA (adenosine(37)-N6)-threonylcarbamoyltransferase complex dimerization subunit type 1 TsaB, whose protein sequence is MTTVLSIDTSAIAGAAILRTAPDGVEVLARFATEDTRSHAEVTAPAVAGLLEETGLTGKDLDAIIVGVGPGPFTGLRAGLTVARTLGFAWGIPVHGVMSLDAIAAAAVDAGAPERFLVATDARRKEVYWALYTHDAGAPVLLDGPHVQLPAEVPLGELLGDAAARGTAVYGAGAGLYPGALPPVEGFAHTQPGAVALGKLALQRLARGEQLLDTEPLYLRESDAQVPGPRKRAL
- the tsaE gene encoding tRNA (adenosine(37)-N6)-threonylcarbamoyltransferase complex ATPase subunit type 1 TsaE — translated: MSEARWTATFHVADVEETQALAETIGATLDAGDLLILSGGLGAGKTTFTQGLGRGLGVREGIISPTFVLARRHPNLPDGPRPGGPDLVHVDAYRLGSAEELEDIDLEETLDTSVTVVEWGRDRAEQLSASRLEIDLERATGQEAGEQIILDFEDEDEPRTLTVTAYGDRWAERPAWARATNASATPQEGNQ
- a CDS encoding glutamate--cysteine ligase, with translation MQIDFADSEQSTLGIEWELALVDGHTGELASVAQEVLDQVTANHPGLQDGEEHPHIKQELLLNTVELVTGVHHTVSEAKADLQRSLDAVREVTDPMDVEVFCAGSHPFSPPQLQPVTDKERYAKLIDRTQWWGRQMVIYGVHVHVGLDHRNKALPVMDALLNYMPHFQALSASSPYWGAEDTGYASQRALMFQQLPTAGLPFTFQSWGQYEDYVYDMFTTGVIDTGSEIRWDIRPVPALGTIEMRVCDGLATLEEVGAIAALTQCLVEEASQQLDAGWAIPTMPRWFLKENKWRAARYGLDAIIILNRAGDELLVTDHLRNNVLNRLEPIAAKLGCSEELAHVDKIIERGAGYQRQRKVAAANDGDLHAVVLDLIQQMRKGPDA
- a CDS encoding LysR family transcriptional regulator; the protein is MNLDVVQSFLEIYRRGSLTAAATARGLSQPAVSGHLRRLEEHLGESLFQRTGQGVTPTARADLLAHRLGSHLDEVKAALRESDEEGWTGTVRIGAAAEITAARLVPGLSSLAGPGLQLRFTTGHPEGLLPELVEGRLDLVVSSVRPRMPGVEAVPLIDEEFVLIAAPGIARRVDPELLSSSPLKALASLPLVAYSEELPIIRRYWRSEFGQRPGNPVALLVPDLRAVLAAVVAGVGVSVLPRYLAGPAVSVGQAEVLHEPVVAPLNTLHLARQGGVPPTPAASRVARRLRELASSWGDL
- a CDS encoding type 1 glutamine amidotransferase domain-containing protein; this encodes MSSILMVLSAATELRLSDGTLHPTGFWAEEVAEPHRLFSEAGLKVTFATPGGVAPTVDPASLSAQGGVEPEAAARFRAYLDGIAPSLENPVALEDTSLEHIDALFLPGGHAPMADLVDHPGLGALLADADRDGLPIAALCHGLAGLLSARDGDGFLFAGRRLTSFSDVEEQQGGLGELSPFLLESRLRESGAVVATDAPWSSHLVIDGNLLTGQNPQSSAVTANALIDLLSA
- the rimI gene encoding ribosomal protein S18-alanine N-acetyltransferase; translation: MTPEDLPVVHGLEERLFPEDAWPLDMFEAELMQRDTREYFVATIGGTVVGYAGLMCIPPIADVQTIAVIPEFEGRGIGSALLRTLLQRAAHGQADDLLLEVREDNPRAQELYKRFGFEQIAVRKNYYKGGVNALIMRRALDPGQGADAVQDDGGKP
- the tsaD gene encoding tRNA (adenosine(37)-N6)-threonylcarbamoyltransferase complex transferase subunit TsaD: MNRTEPLILGIESSCDETGVGIVRGSTLLSNTVSSSMDEHVRFGGVIPEIASRAHLEAIVPALDAALTEAGVTLDELDGIAVTAGPGLAGALMVGVSAAKALSVATGKPLFAINHLVAHVAVGLLDQQVFAPGPEGSAALPENLGALLVSGGHTEVLRVRSIHDVELLGSTIDDAAGEAYDKVARLLGLGYPGGPVIDRLAREGDPKAIRFPRGLTQPKYMGTAEEPGPHRYDWSFSGLKTAVARCVEQFEARGEEPPVADIAASFQEAVVDVVTAKAMLACKEHGITELLLGGGVAANARLRELTAKRCASHGISLHVPPISLCTDNGAMVAALASRLVMDGAEPSSLGFAPDSSLPVSTVLLP
- the alr gene encoding alanine racemase → MPHSQPVTAQDGAALPERAAIIDLAAIRHNVRRMAEIAAPAKVMAVVKADGYGHGALPTAQAALDGGASWLGTAHVSEALALRNAGIDAPLLAWLHTPDTDFTAAIEAGIDLGCSGWELEHIVAAARSVEHPARVHLKVDTGLGRNGSTVESWDQLIGEAIDYQDQGLLRVVGIFSHLAVADEPHRPETDHQLDVFREAVALAEDAGIDPEVRHLANTPATFTRPDAHFDLVRVGIGVYGLSPFADQRSDDLGLIPAMTLQTRVANCKAVPEGQGVSYGLHYKTKAPSTLALIPLGYADGVPRIATGGPVRLAGRTYPVVGRIAMDQMVVDLDAALDGAERLALVGTPAVLFGSGRDGGPLADDWAAAAGTINYEIVTRISGRVPRVYVDSEARPDAAPAEARPAAREETDTRQETDA
- a CDS encoding TfoX/Sxy family protein, whose amino-acid sequence is MAYDEELAARIRHLLTGAVDFTEKKMFGGLAFLVGGNMAVSASGQGGLMLRADPTASDELCSHPGVERAVMRGRAMDGWLRVADDVTRDDDGLARWVRVGVDYAASLPPK